A genomic window from Sphingobacterium spiritivorum includes:
- a CDS encoding RagB/SusD family nutrient uptake outer membrane protein, with protein MKTTIKNIPSTAFLLLLMLIVFLLPGCSKFLDKDPTFIVKENYYKTEADVQAGLTGVYDILGKEEVYGSNLSVYLPISDEGVYYRSAYVTGLSVYNFDASESNVRALWRYLYEGIERANTLLYRINEVHMDETVKKVTIGEAKFLRAYYYFLLVSHWGSVPLKTLPTASVTDVNIEGTPPKDIYAFVVSEMEAAEAMVKNINEYGYSGRVTRTAVQGILARVYLKMAGFPLNDVSKYEKALEWSGKVVHSSGYQHALIGDYAKLFKDMASDKYNIQESIWEVEFAGNRAADFEAGRLGNAIGIQCNDEAYGYSYGFIATTKRLYQAYENTDLRRDWNIATYKYSYVNNKVTDSVYYVATDIENRHAAKYRRPYERVLPRNKNYTPINFPLLRYSDVLLMYAEAENEVNGATAEAKAAVKQVRDRAKASDKSTAIGTKDDMRQLIRDERFRELAFEGIRKYDLIRWGLFQSNMKSLASEIETSAPAAVKYMALAGKNVAERDLLLPIPIAEISLNNAIKQNPGW; from the coding sequence ATGAAAACAACGATAAAAAATATTCCTTCAACAGCGTTTTTGCTACTGTTGATGCTGATCGTATTCCTGTTGCCGGGATGTAGTAAGTTTCTCGATAAGGATCCTACTTTCATTGTTAAAGAAAACTATTATAAAACGGAAGCTGATGTACAGGCCGGACTGACTGGCGTATATGATATATTGGGTAAGGAAGAAGTATATGGCAGCAACCTGTCGGTTTACCTTCCTATTTCAGACGAAGGTGTGTACTACCGAAGTGCTTATGTGACAGGATTATCTGTTTATAATTTTGATGCTTCGGAAAGCAATGTGCGTGCATTGTGGCGCTATCTCTATGAGGGGATTGAAAGAGCAAATACACTGCTCTACCGGATCAATGAAGTACATATGGATGAAACGGTCAAAAAAGTGACGATCGGAGAAGCTAAGTTTTTGAGAGCCTATTATTATTTTCTGCTGGTTAGCCATTGGGGAAGTGTTCCGTTGAAAACATTGCCTACTGCGTCTGTAACGGATGTCAATATTGAAGGTACCCCACCTAAAGATATTTATGCCTTTGTGGTATCCGAAATGGAAGCTGCAGAAGCCATGGTCAAGAATATCAATGAATACGGGTATTCAGGTCGTGTGACGAGAACTGCGGTACAAGGTATTCTGGCACGTGTCTATCTTAAGATGGCCGGCTTTCCGCTAAATGACGTGTCCAAATATGAGAAAGCATTAGAATGGTCCGGAAAAGTAGTACACTCTTCAGGATATCAGCATGCGCTGATCGGTGATTATGCCAAACTGTTCAAAGATATGGCATCAGACAAATACAACATTCAGGAATCTATATGGGAAGTTGAGTTTGCAGGCAATCGTGCCGCAGATTTTGAAGCCGGACGTCTGGGAAATGCGATCGGAATTCAATGTAATGATGAGGCATATGGCTATTCATACGGATTTATAGCAACCACTAAACGGCTGTACCAGGCATATGAAAATACAGACCTGCGCAGAGACTGGAATATCGCTACCTACAAATATTCTTATGTGAATAACAAAGTAACAGATTCGGTGTATTATGTGGCTACAGATATTGAAAACCGCCATGCTGCCAAGTACCGCAGACCATACGAGCGGGTATTGCCACGCAATAAAAACTATACGCCTATTAATTTTCCTTTATTACGTTACTCCGATGTACTGCTGATGTATGCAGAAGCTGAAAACGAAGTCAACGGAGCTACAGCAGAAGCCAAAGCAGCTGTTAAGCAGGTGCGTGACCGTGCTAAAGCATCTGATAAGAGTACAGCTATAGGTACTAAAGATGATATGAGACAACTCATCCGTGATGAGCGTTTCCGTGAATTAGCGTTCGAAGGTATCCGTAAGTATGATCTCATACGCTGGGGACTCTTTCAGTCAAATATGAAATCTTTGGCAAGCGAGATCGAAACCTCTGCACCTGCAGCAGTCAAATACATGGCTTTGGCAGGAAAAAATGTAGCGGAGAGGGATCTTTTGCTTCCTATTCCTATTGCTGAAATATCATTGAATAATGCTATTAAACAAAATCCGGGTTGGTAA